A part of Syngnathoides biaculeatus isolate LvHL_M chromosome 21, ASM1980259v1, whole genome shotgun sequence genomic DNA contains:
- the wdr55 gene encoding WD repeat-containing protein 55, translated as MAASAEHAVSSSTSQIDAISDSELRGSASDDDDGDEPAGPRILDTPQDIRLEAVANTVAAHPNRDVLVCGDVDGDVYAFAYSCAAGENRELWSSGHHLKSCRQVRFSEDGLQLYSVSRDKAVHVLDAESGRLVTRIRGAHQAPINSLLLVDANILATGDDGGTLKVWDTRKGSAIMDVKHHGDYIADIAVDDAKRILLTASGDGTMGVFNIKRRRFELLSEPQSGDLTSVALMKRGKKVVCGSSEGTVYIFNWDGFGATSDRFALRAESVDCAAPIDDNIVCTGSTDGYIRAVNILPNRVVGCVGQHAGEPVEELAKSRDSRFLLSTGHDQLVKFWDVSALAATVVDEYRKRKKKDGRMKSLSKKAAGESNFFAGLVDEPQTKEVEKEEDEDDDSDSD; from the exons CGAGGCTCTGCTTCGGACGATGACGACGGAGACGAGCCGGCCGGACCGAGGATCCTGGACACCCCGCAGGACATCCGGCTGGAGGCGGTCGCCAACACGGTGGCCGCGCACCCGAACCGAGACGTTTTGGTTTGCGGGGACGTGGACGGGGACGTGTACGCCTTCGCCTATTCGTGCGCGGCTGGCGAGAACCGCGAGCTGTGGTCTTCCGGGCACCACCTGAAGTCGTGCCGCCAGGTGCGCTTTTCCGAGGACGGCCTGCAGCTGTACAGCGTCTCCAGGGACAAGGCTGTCCACGTGCTGGACGCGGAGAGCGGGCGCCTGGTGACCAGGATCCGGGGGGCCCACCAGGCTCCCATCAATAGTCTGCTGCTGGTGGACGCCAACATTCTGGCCACGGGAGACGACGGCGGAACGCTGAAG GTGTGGGACACGAGGAAAGGCTCGGCCATCATGGACGTCAAGCACCACGGGGACTACATCGCCGACATCGCCGTGGACGACGCCAAGAGGATCCTGCTGACCGCCAG CGGCGACGGCACCATGGGCGtcttcaacatcaagaggcggCGCTTCGAGCTGCTGTCGGAGCCCCAGAGCGGCGACCTGACGTCGGTGGCGCTGATGAAGCGGGGCAAGAAGGTGGTGTGCGGCTCCAGCGAGGGCACGGTCTACATCTTCAACTGGGACGGCTTCGGCGCCACCAGCGACCGTTTCGCCCTCCGGGCCGAGTCGGTGGACTGCGCGGCCCCGATCGACGACAACATCGTCTGCACCGGCTCGACGGACGGCTACATCAG GGCCGTCAACATCCTCCCCAACCGCGTCGTCGGCTGCGTCGGGCAGCACGCGGGCGAGCCCGTGGAGGAGCTGGCCAAAAGCCGGGACTCGCGCTTCCTGCTCAGCACGGGCCACGACCAGCTGGTCAAGTTCTGGGACGTGTCGGCGCTGGCGGCGACCGTCGTCGACGAGTACcgcaagaggaagaagaaggacgGACGCATGAAATCGCTTTCCAAGAAGGCCGCCGGGGAGAGCAACTTTTTTGCGGGACTGGTGGACGAGCCGCAGACGAAGGAGGTGGAAAAAGAAGAGGACGAAGACGACGACAGCGACAGCGATTAG